Below is a genomic region from Medicago truncatula cultivar Jemalong A17 chromosome 3, MtrunA17r5.0-ANR, whole genome shotgun sequence.
cctaagcctaggcctatctactaaacagtccaggccaggccagaccaaaacaggccaggccgtaggcccctgtaggccggcctggcctattcccatccCTACTCACGAGTTTATGGGTGGTGGAGGTAAAGGCCCGTCCGCTACAATTTTAGGGGCTGATTGGTAATGTACTcgttagaatttatttgttgtgGGAGGGGCCGTGTAATTGAAGAAATCCTTTCAAAACCCTCTATTCTCTAACCATGGCTCAACCAatcaaatctaaaataaaacttTCCATTTTTGTCACAATAAAACACAAGAGAAAACAGAAAAGAGCAACTAGTAACTTTTGAacaccagtttttttttttttttttgtcataaaaattgaaaagttggAAGATGTAAACTTTCTCTACCATCTAGAGTGAGCTTAGTCCATCATATATAGGGAAAGGCCTAATGGCATGATAGTGTTATCTCTGTTTAAAAATCCATATGTAGGGAAAGTCCTAATGACATGTTAtctctatattttaaaaaaatccagaCACGCTTTCTAGTATTATTGCTACTTTCTGTAGCATAGCAGAGGCTTGGGCCCCTGTAGGGATACACCTAGCTTCACCTCTGGCTTTATGCTTAGTTATTCCCTAAATGCTACTGACCATATTTTCCCAACCTTTTATTCCTTCTAATCTAATGTTGACGTTCTATATTAGGGGTTTAACAAAGTGAGTTTGTGCGAGTTTTAGGAGGTCAAATTGAGGGTTGATGGACTTTAGATCTGATTAATCATTTATCCAATATATCCATGGCATGTTTAGTGGATACATGTCATGGATGGATTTCCAACCCGCcattcaaattaattatattttttgcattttaaatCGATTATCGATCCCCCCGTTCTCTATTGATGCTTTCATCCCTTGTGCACCCCATCAATTTCAGAAGTTCTATCCAGTTCACATAAGTACAACTTGTTGTGATTCAGATGAGTGGGTGGCTTGGTGCGGGGAACGGCTTCAAGTTACCCATTTTCCACTTTCAATTTGTAGAAATCACCATCGACTTCTCAAAATAAAGTCTAGCACATATATGCCAAAGCATACGGGGCAACCAAAACTTGTAACTGTGGTGACTGCAAAGATAATATTGGCATATTTAGCTTTTTACAAGAGCTTCACAACAGGGCTGCTACATCCACTATTTGGCCATTACAGCCACTATGTGAAAATGCAACAACAGGGTTTCATGTAGCACCTAGGGGCTGCTACGCTATGCCGCTATTGACTAAAGAAAATACACAGTTGAGTTGGATTGGACATTGTTATGTCTTGGTGGGCTGGATAGATAATGATATTAATTGATCATTTTGCCACCTCCAGCGTATGTGTGTATACCTTTTCCATTTGGTAATTGTCCAACTTTCTCTCAAGACTTACCTTCTTTTCTTATAAATTTATACTCTATGATGCAAAGTGGTGTGAGAAAGAACAAAGGGGGACTATGTGAATGAGTTAGGAAAAGATGAAGGTAGCTATGTGAACTTGGTTGGTATTAATCTAAAAGATTAGATCTTGCCAGTAAACCATATGGATATGAGAAGGAAGCAAACACGCTAAGAAACATGTTCAATGGGCTACCCACATAGTTATGGTTTCCATGTGTATTAGTTCATTTAGGAGTTCACTAAGGTTGACTTATAGTCAGCACCAACCTTTGTGGAAAGCGATGAAGCAAGCATGTCTGTTGCACATCAATATTTTCTCTAAGGTTGCTAATTGTTTTTCAGTTGCAGGTAGTTGGTAGTTACTTCTACGTTGTAATAACATAACACTACTTCTTTGTATTTGGTTCGACATCCTGAAAAGTAATTCAAAAATAACAACCCAGATTATGGTAGCTTCTCTCAATTTCTCTCTGCACATTTTCTCCAGTTTCTCGccctttttcacactttttcacCTATTATAATTCTGATATGGCATCATCAGCAAGGCAGTCAAACTTAAGATTTTATTCAAAAGTGAAGTAAAATTCTAAATTGCTGAATCGTAACACAAATTTTAagattctataaaaaaaattaaaactcatATATAACACACATAAATTCATCTGTATGCATATATGATAAGGATGTCagaatgcttttttttttttgaacaataaaaaatggaaggATGTCAGAATGCTTGAATGAGTAACACACTACAAGAACAACTATTTATATGCATGTTAAGTACAATTTACAAGAGAAATTAAAATTAGCATTAATGTTTTTAAGGTGTTGTGAATCTAAGAATGCAATAAACCCTATGATATAATGAATTCTCATTATGCTTGGAAAGCGaaacattaattatattatattttcggAAAGTTTAATTTAGATAATCTATTTGGGGACCAGGTGTTTGCGTCTTGGTATTTTGTACTTGACGAAGTTATTTTGTTTGTGATGAATTTGAGTTATGTATGgcttttttttggtcaagtagcctagtggctagaaattcacctttttaaagtgaataagtggggtgtccggggttcgatcCCTGGCCCCTGCATAGGTGCATATGAGTTTTATAAACTTTGCAGAATCTTATGATTCATGTTACGACTTCATTTTCCCTTCCTGATTCTGAgtaaaatattgagtttaactACCTTGATATGGACTAAATCTTGTTGTAGACTTCATGAGCAAagaatatatatgattcacaaaAAGGTGCACATAAGTTTGTTGTCTTGTCTCTGCCTGTAGTTAGTAGGCCCTTGCTCTTTCTGAGAAACATATAAGTTGCGGGGATTGTTTCCCAAATGAAACTTCCCTTACCTCCTCTTGGCCTTGACACTTTAGTTTTTGTAGCTCCAGTTTACCTTCTTTTTTTGTAACAGGCTCCTAGATCATGGTTTCAGAGGTTGGGGTCTGCCTTTATTCTAGCAAATAATCTTTTGTTGTCTGCTCTCTATGCTCTGAACATTgtgtatttgattttatatatgcGAATGGTGTTATTGTGACAACTGACAAGCAGTCTATGGATCTAATTTAGCTGCTTATTTCAAAGATaagaacaaattttaatttcaatcaattacTTGAGAGACGGATGGAGTCAgtatataataagaaaaaagcAATAACCTCAGGGTTCAACCCGAAATTATATGTTCCATATTTATTTGTATAGTATGGAGTTGACTCAGGCAGCTCGACCCCATCACTGTCCTCAGTGGGAAGAACATATAGCTGTGTGTTCCTATTCATGGATACAGTCGGGGGTTGACTCAGCTGAACCTTATTATTGTCCTCTGGGAAGCAAGGATGACAAGCAATAACTTTAGTGGGCTCAGGCCGCGCTCAACCCTTCATAGATGTATTCCAATGTAATTATACTGTTAGACTTGACTCGTCTAAGCTTCATCACCTTCCTCTGTTTATGTGACAAAAAAAGTAGCAATTAGTAATGATCTATTTTCTCTTCACTAAGGTCAAACTTGTATCGCTACACTGGGGTTTTTCTATCCGTATCTTGTCATACAGTCATTCTTATATTAGTGAgtcattgtttttcaaatatgaaaatatgacaaaatatatattagcgAGTAATTTAGAGCTAAGAAGCTGAGTtaatagtattttaattttcaagaaTGTGCACTTTATGCCTGTTAAAAGGAGTATTCAGAGCTGTGGTTGAGATTCTATTTCTGATTGTAAGTTGTAGTGAGTAAAATCCTTTAAGTCATCGATGATATTACTCTCTAACTTCAGTGTTTTTTCTTCTTGGTGACAACATTATGTTTTCATACCACGGAAGCAATCATATACATACATTAAGTTTTTTCTTCTGTCTgcttcattattattattataataataataatttaattgttattattattcaatattgttCCATTGCTTTGGATTGTTATTGCTATTATTGTTGATTGTTCctattttaatacaatttaactaattttttaattgataatttaaataaaatgataaaattgtttaaatgaaggggtaaaattgaaaaggaaaaatccAGCCCAAAAGAGTGTTGTATCCCCTTTATATATTGatatagattattattattatatatcaaTCTGTCTGTCTTATCTGAATGTGACAgaccatttttttcctttttcttcttcagttGCGTTAATTGATTGTATAATATTGTAGCAAGAACTTGCTAGCCAATGCAGAGTATCTTTGCCTGAGCTTGTCCTCAAGTATTTATGCAATCTGTCTTATTGTTCAGGGTTTCCAAAGGTGTGAGAGATCTACCTGGCAGCTTCCAATCTGCCACTAGTAGTGTTCCTTCTGGCAAAGCGCTAGTGTATTTTGGTTTGTTTCTGGCAAGTGGGGTCTTCTTTGTTTTCATAGCATTTACACTGTTCCTGCCTGTCATGGTGGTTATGCCCCAAAAGTTTGCTATATGCTTTACTCTTGGGTGTGGATTTATTATTGGATCATTCTTTGCTCTCAAGGGTCCAAAGAATCAACTTGCTCACATGTTGTCAAAGGAGGTAAAGAGAATTTAGTTTCCCGTTGCTTGCATTGAAGGGAAAAAACTTGATCAGTTGCTTCAGTTTGAGTTTGGACTTTCAAAAATATAGtctattttgatttgattgctcATGTTTGTAACACATTTTAATTGCCTCTTTGTGATTATTTTTCAGAGGCTCCCTTTTACATTGGTCTTTCTAGGAAGTATGATAGGTACCATATATGTTTCAATGGTGCTTCACAGCTACTTTCTTTCTGTGATATTCTCTGTAGTGCAGGTAACAATTCCTTGTTTTCTTAAAATAGTTATTCGTAGCTTTTCTCTTTGGCATGTATTTTCGGCATATGTTGGTTTTAAGTATATCcaagtttttgacttttgagcaTAATATCTATTACAGTGAATAGCAACAATATTCATCATAGCAAAACCAATATAAATCTAAGAGCTACTATTCCCACATTCGTGGTTGTGCTGTGATTTTAACATGCTTCCAGCAAATGGGATGTGGGAATTTGTCTTCCTTACATATTTTTGTGTatactttttagttttttctttcaaaaactaTAGTCTTGTATTATAATGAATTTTTCTTTACTTGTAGGTTCTCTCACTTGGGTACTATGCTATATCATACTTTCCTGGTGGATCTGCTGGAATGACATTTCTGACTTCTGCTCTTACCTCCTCAGTAATGAGATGTTTTGGGAGGTGACCTGTTTTTGGTTAATAACAGTTGAGGTCAGATGTTTCTTTATATAGTAGTTGGCTTGTACATTTTGTCTCTGAAGATCTATCAGCTGAAACCAAATTGACCTATGAATATTGCTAAGTTGAAGCATCATCTAACATTTTATTAGAGTTAAATGTGTGTTGCGACTTGCCATATCGGAGTGAAAAAGTTGAATATCCTCTTGAACTCAAGTTTCTAAATGCACATTGTCTGATTGATGAAGTAAACTGTTGCATTTTTCCTGTTCTCTTCtgcaaaatgaaatttaaaaataatttttcctaAATGAGAGTATAAGTATGGTGTTATATCATGGAATACATGCGGATATCTCAACTAAGATCTTGCAATTTGAAAGAGAAACCATTGAATTCATCACACCTGAGTTTGAGCTGATGCCAATTGTGCTAAAAGTTCCtttgtatataaattttttgtattattatgTTCAGTTGTTTACTGGTTGTGTACCTTTGGGTGACAATGTGCTATATCTCATCTATTTATGGAAAAGccaatgataaaaacaaaataagggCTAGAGGAACTAAACACCGCCAAGGCAAATGGAAGCAAACAAACTTAGTGGATGTTGTTCTTTATTTCGATGCCTTTGCCAAATTCCAATTGATACGACACATTCTATCTATTGACTTCAATGCAGCTTGTGGAGGGGAACAAGAACAAATACTTTGTGATGATGGACAAAAGAAAGGAGAGAAGCTAGTTTTTATTTGTTGCTTAATTGTACTTTAAGTCCGAGATGTATTATGCTTGTGCAGTTTTGGTTCCCCAAGTATTCATCTTGTTACAATCAGATTCCTTCATCACTGGGTTGTCTAATTTTTAACGTAAGTATCTTTTACATGGCGTGTGGGTCTTATTTTCCATTCACTTAGGCAAGCTCAATAATGTCGTCAAGTAACAAGATTAGTCCTCATGTGCGTCATAAATCATTCTACCATGGACAACTACCATTGGGGTGGTCCACGATGAGACATGATTTACGATCACCGGGttaattcatttaatatatCATTTGTAGCCTTTTGGTGTACCAAACAGTTTCCCCGCTTTCTCTCGTGTTCAGGCTCGCCTCTTCTACTAGAGTCGCTGACCACCAGTTTCGTCTATGGCGGCAAAGTCATGGATCCCCTAAAAGTGTGCACAAACGTTGGAGGCTTTACAATAGTATTGGCAAGTGTTTGGATATGTGGTGGGAGGTTTTGAAATCACGGCAAAACATCACGTTGAAGCTACAAATAGTAGCTTCTGATTTCACGGTGAGAAGGCATCCAATGCTCGGTGGCCGGTGGCGGTGAGAAAACATGTATTCAAAATATGCTAACTAAACTTGTTTCATTCAATGACTCTGAATCAGATCCACCACAAAATCACCTATAGTAATAGTTTGCTAGAATCTGCTTAATAGCTTTTAGCAAGTAAGATATAAAAGTAAAAGACTGAATGCAAGACTATTACACCCGCTCTTTACAGAGAaataatttttgtacaactaAATTTAGACACTTTTCCTAACAACTTTTTAAATGgttgataaaatttaaatactaaTGGTTAATTACATTTGGTTGATGATTAACAAATATACCATATGTCGAAACAGGTTAACCACCAATATAACTTCATTAATTAACAATGAATTCAGACCAGAACTTTTAGGGGTTCAATTACATGTAAATTTGAACACTTGACGATTGTGGTGATCACGTCCAAATTCATTGTTAATGAAGTTACATTAATGATCAATGAGTTTTGATATATTCATCAACCATCTATTTAACTTGATAAACCATTTATTTGAACCGTCTTAATCACATAGATTTGTCGCAAAAGttgtgaaattttgttttttcaaatatgaGTCTTTCTCTTCATATGCTGATGCAAATCATATTGTGGCATAATGTAGTCATCATGCTCCAATTAAATTTAGACATCCACTGTACCCAGAAGGAAACAAGAAAGCACTCACTCCCAGTCACAGTCATGATGAACTTGACCCTTATTGGCTAATGATACTCATCGGTTGGCTGGTACTGGTAACATCATTGCTTAAAGTGGAATGAATCATTGCAAGAAATCTTCACCATTTTTTCCTGTCAAAACAATCTGCTTGAAACTGCTAAATTCTGGCCCCCTCCTTCCTACTTTTTTGTCCCCACTCTTCGAGACACTGTTGAATTGAATGCTGTAAAGAAACATAACCTTTTCCGGGTTTAATGGACCAAGTATGTCCCATGAAACTTTTGACCTGGCTTGCag
It encodes:
- the LOC11445345 gene encoding protein transport protein SFT2, which encodes MQNWFSGSSEDDLKPSSSLLADWNSYASAQSSQDDDPSNFPFDIESAVRSANDTVSGTFSVVSKGVRDLPGSFQSATSSVPSGKALVYFGLFLASGVFFVFIAFTLFLPVMVVMPQKFAICFTLGCGFIIGSFFALKGPKNQLAHMLSKERLPFTLVFLGSMIGTIYVSMVLHSYFLSVIFSVVQVLSLGYYAISYFPGGSAGMTFLTSALTSSVMRCFGR